From one Anopheles bellator chromosome 1, idAnoBellAS_SP24_06.2, whole genome shotgun sequence genomic stretch:
- the LOC131206619 gene encoding E3 ubiquitin-protein ligase goliath, with protein MMSALSHQVNMNNFLSLLVGASLVTANSSPNHDISSLSQPTEFSNGVSSFALPAEDRMPIESFTLAFLNYSYVDASGQLRELGGNESAKYGEGRVLNRTGLLVHVTNSANRSDHSGCSRYWLGTRGDPLPADHEGTAWIALIKRGGCNFEDKVKHAAEHGAAAAIIYNDKGDTKLDKMKINDKERNITAVFTTKALGHELIELLESHEVLMHIIEGSRQFRPIGNINRTSVLFVSISFIVLMIISLVWLVFYYVQRFRYLQTKDKQSKRLCSVAKRIIAKIPTKSIKSDDKEIDNDCCAICIEPYKVTDVIRVLPCKHEFHKACIDPWLLEHRTCPMCKMDILRHYGFVFTGSQESILQLDMDMEEGDLIDDRSSTDGGGYQRRNSVSPLPQIRASSENRMSRSSSESESEQEQMDHMNSHSSGRNAAHQRRQADQPDDSDICVGCLAAALNKKQRNPENTVTQDDPDSDSCAAETHGSKSLPATLKKYKGNHSTGSCRGMNPPDHYHPYPHDGPHRADGEPGAQQQQQQSKLPFKFYKTDRGQVRKVRTPLKNVLPQSISAPCDNDSSLHVCIHDQSPDDAKRRCSLSRKSITSDDRKGDVVTCEDLKIAIDYSNDDEVSDETEPNSDNDLIVRRSERDGGEKESQKK; from the exons ATGATGTCGGCGCTGAGCCATCAGGTCAATATGAACAACTTCCtgtcgctgctggtgggtgCCTCGCTGGTGACGGCCAACTCGTCGCCGAACCACGACATCAGCTCGCTGTCCCAGCCGACCGAGTTCAGTAACGGGGTGTCGTCGTTCGCCCTGCCGGCCGAAGATCGGATGCCGATCGAGAGCTTCACGCTGGCGTTCCTCAACTACAGCTACGTGGACGCTAGCGGCCAGCTGCGGGAGCTGGGGGGCAACGAGAGCGCCAAGTATGGCGAGGGACGTGTCCTCAACCGCACGGGGTTGCTGGTGCACGTCACGAACAGTGCCAACCGTTCCGATCACTCCGGTTGCTCCCGGTACTGGCTCGGTACTCGGGGTGATCCGCTGCCAGCGGACCACGAAGGGACCGCCTGGATCGCGCTCATCAAGCGCGGTGGCTGCAACTTCGAGGACAAGGTGAAGCACGCGGCCGAGCAtggggccgcggccgccatTATCTACAACGATAAGGGCGACACGAAGCTGGATAAAATGAAGATCAACGATAAGGAGC GAAACATTACCGCGGTCTTCACCACGAAAGCGCTGGGCCACGAGCTgatcgagctgctggagaGCCACGAGGTGTTGATGCACATCATCGAAGGTTCCCGCCAGTTCCGCCCGATAGGCAACATCAATCG CACGTCGGTCCTGTTCGTGTCGATCTCGTTCATCGTGCTGATGATCATCTCGCTCGTCTGGCTGGTGTTTTACTACGTGCAGCGGTTCCGGTACCTGCaaacgaaagacaaacaatcg AAACGGCTGTGCAGCGTCGCGAAGCGAATCATTGCCAAAATTCCAACGAAAAGTATTAAATCAGATGACAAG GAAATCGATAACGATTGCTGCGCCATCTGCATCGAGCCGTACAAAGTGACCGACGTGATACGCGTGCTACCGTGCAA acACGAGTTCCATAAGGCGTGCATCGATCCGTGGCTGCTGGAGCATCGCACCTGCCCCATGTGCAAGATGGACATCCTGCGGCACTACGGCTTTGTG TTTACCGGAAGTCAGGAGAGTATACTGCAGCTGGACATGGACATGGAAGAGGGAGACCTTATCGAtgaccgcagcagcaccgacggAGGGGGCTACCAACGGCGTAACAGCGTCAGCCCGTTGCCCCAGATACGGGCTTCCAGTGAGAATCGG ATGTCACGCAGTTCCTCCGAGTCGGAATCGGAGCAAGAGCAGATGGATCATATGAATTCACACTCTTCTGGGCGGAATGCCGCCCATCAGCGGCGACAAGCGGATCAACCGGATGACAGCGATATCTGTGTCGGGTGCCTGGCCGCTGCGTTGAACAAGAAACAACGCAATCCGGAGAATACCGTCACCCAGGATGACCCCGATAGTGAC TCCTGTGCCGCCGAAACGCATGGATCCAAGAGTCTGCCGGCAACGTTAAAGAAATACAAAGGCAACCATTCCACCGGCTCGTGCCGCGGTATGAACCCGCCGGACCACTACCATCCCTATCCGCACGATGGGCCCCATCGGGCCGACGGCGAACCGggcgcccagcagcagcagcagcagtcgaagCTTCCGTTCAAGTTTTACAAAACCGATCGCGGTCAGGTGCGCAAAGTACGCACGCCACTGAAAAACGTACTCCCGCAGTCCATTTCGGCCCCCTGTGATAACGATAGCTCCCTGCACGTGTGCATTCATGACCAGAGCCCCGACGACGCGAAGAGGCGCTGCTCGTTGTCCCGCAAATCGATCACGTCGGACGATCGCAAAGGCGACGTGGTCACGTGCGAGGATCTCAAGATAGCGATCGATTActcgaacgacgacgaagtgtcggacgaaacggaaccgaacagTGACAACGATCTGATCGTCCGCCGATCGGAGCGGGATGGGGGCGAAAAGGAGAGCCAGAAAAAGTGA